A region of Maribacter algicola DNA encodes the following proteins:
- a CDS encoding RNA polymerase sigma factor, whose product MKADEPQNVCKESTYSTLFNAYSKTIFNYIYYKFGNEEKANDAVQEAFVKLWENCAKVAPEKAKSFLYTVANNVYLNVIKAEKVRLKYADKSLKTTHESPEFLMEENEFKAKLDQALNDLPDNQRSTFLLNRIDGKKYVEIAEMEGVSVKAIEKRMHLALKALREKIEGI is encoded by the coding sequence TTGAAAGCTGACGAACCTCAAAATGTATGCAAGGAAAGTACGTACAGTACTTTGTTCAATGCTTATTCAAAAACGATTTTCAACTACATATATTATAAGTTTGGCAATGAAGAGAAGGCAAATGATGCCGTGCAGGAGGCTTTTGTAAAACTTTGGGAAAACTGTGCAAAGGTCGCACCAGAAAAAGCAAAGTCTTTTTTATATACCGTTGCCAACAATGTATACTTAAATGTTATCAAGGCGGAAAAGGTGCGGCTTAAATATGCCGATAAATCCCTGAAGACCACCCATGAGTCCCCAGAGTTTCTCATGGAGGAAAACGAATTCAAGGCAAAATTGGACCAAGCTTTGAACGACCTGCCCGATAACCAGCGGTCTACATTCCTATTGAATAGGATCGATGGAAAAAAATATGTTGAAATTGCCGAAATGGAAGGGGTAAGCGTAAAGGCCATTGAAAAGAGGATGCATTTGGCGCTGAAAGCGCTTCGGGAAAAGATAGAGGGGATTTAA
- a CDS encoding FecR family protein yields MQENYLAKWLNNELSESELEEFKKSEEFATYQRIAETSKELRAPQFDSNKAWERLQESKSNQEATKVISLSPFKAFLRVAAVVAVLLAGAYFYINTLDETISTSFAENTEITLPDSSEILLNAESKVSYSEKNWDTKRAISLDGEAFFKVAKGKKFTVTTQQGTVTVLGTQFNVENRDGFFEVTCYEGLVSVTFNGTEFKLPAGNSAVAIDGIIKKSKAEVNGQPSWVNNESSFKSIPLKYVLAELQRQHDLEVSLDDIDENQLFTGTFSNSNLDLALKSISTPLQISFKLEGNKVLFYEESAP; encoded by the coding sequence ATGCAGGAAAATTACTTGGCAAAATGGCTTAATAATGAGCTTTCAGAGTCGGAACTTGAAGAATTCAAGAAGTCCGAGGAGTTTGCCACCTATCAAAGAATAGCGGAGACTTCCAAAGAATTACGTGCTCCTCAATTTGATAGTAATAAGGCCTGGGAACGTCTTCAAGAATCAAAAAGCAACCAGGAAGCGACCAAGGTTATCTCCCTATCTCCTTTTAAAGCTTTCTTAAGAGTAGCGGCTGTCGTAGCAGTGTTACTTGCTGGGGCATATTTTTACATCAACACACTTGACGAAACCATAAGTACTTCGTTTGCTGAAAATACCGAAATTACGTTGCCCGACTCCTCTGAAATTCTGTTGAACGCGGAATCTAAAGTATCCTACAGCGAAAAAAACTGGGACACGAAAAGAGCAATTAGCCTTGATGGAGAGGCCTTTTTCAAAGTGGCGAAGGGCAAAAAGTTTACAGTTACCACCCAACAAGGAACGGTGACCGTTTTGGGAACCCAATTTAATGTAGAGAACAGGGATGGTTTTTTTGAGGTTACCTGTTACGAAGGCTTGGTGAGCGTAACTTTTAACGGTACGGAATTTAAACTCCCCGCCGGGAATTCGGCTGTTGCAATTGACGGTATAATAAAAAAATCAAAGGCGGAAGTCAACGGACAACCATCTTGGGTAAACAACGAGAGTTCCTTTAAAAGTATCCCTTTAAAATATGTTCTTGCGGAATTACAACGTCAACATGATTTGGAAGTAAGCCTTGATGATATTGATGAAAATCAATTGTTTACAGGCACATTTAGCAATTCCAATTTGGATTTGGCTTTAAAAAGTATAAGCACACCTCTTCAAATTAGTTTTAAATTAGAGGGCAACAAAGTGCTGTTCTATGAGGAAAGCGCCCCTTAA